A window of Vogesella sp. XCS3 contains these coding sequences:
- a CDS encoding helix-turn-helix domain-containing protein, translated as MTEDIFTYITTMTRGQPESASCRAAHAVLLEGMSQAEAAQRFAISRVAVAKSVRRYREAAAEGLRVFAQLLGENRVLSGVAVKSLILGMNETNGKNKVLS; from the coding sequence ATGACCGAAGACATCTTTACCTACATCACCACCATGACCAGAGGGCAGCCTGAAAGCGCTTCATGCCGTGCCGCGCATGCCGTGCTGCTGGAGGGCATGAGCCAAGCTGAGGCGGCTCAGCGTTTTGCCATCAGCAGGGTTGCTGTAGCCAAGTCTGTGCGGCGCTACCGCGAGGCGGCAGCCGAAGGACTGCGTGTTTTTGCGCAACTGCTGGGAGAAAATAGAGTTCTTTCCGGAGTGGCTGTTAAGTCACTGATTCTTGGTATGAACGAAACCAATGGTAAAAATAAAGTTCTTTCCTGA